One part of the uncultured Bacteroides sp. genome encodes these proteins:
- a CDS encoding nitrous oxide-stimulated promoter family protein, with amino-acid sequence MGKIVYEKRIVEKMIRIYCRSKHDQEELCDECRELLDYALLRLDKCKYGDKKGACGKCATHCYKPVMREKIKRVMKFSGPRMLFHHPLDAFRHILQK; translated from the coding sequence ATGGGTAAAATTGTTTATGAAAAGAGGATAGTAGAAAAGATGATCCGAATCTATTGCAGGTCGAAGCATGATCAGGAAGAACTTTGCGATGAATGCAGAGAGTTGCTTGATTATGCTTTGTTGAGGTTAGACAAATGTAAGTATGGAGATAAAAAGGGTGCTTGTGGTAAATGTGCAACCCATTGTTATAAGCCAGTGATGCGGGAAAAAATAAAGAGAGTGATGAAATTCTCCGGTCCCCGAATGCTTTTTCATCACCCTCTCGATGCTTTTCGTCATATATTACAGAAATAG
- a CDS encoding CBS domain-containing protein translates to MTFYLSRVIGRKIFDVNGQYIGIVKDLLVNADNTNQTERPLVTGIKIKSPDKTGFYSFEHFKVQKINGKLKVSCSQLIQLSQENIDNDLYLASVVLDKQIVDLNGRKLVRVNDIRLVSVANGTFAVAVDIGIEGLLRRIGIAKPLKIFLSYFKVNIPAKFILWEDVEAIDFSNLNIKLSKIHSKLQTLHPSDLADIIEDLGKKASADVFLSLDEERAADVLEEMEADAQVHIIESLSIEKAADVLDKMPADEVADILNALEEEKAELLLNEMEKKTSEEVRELLDYPEDSVGSLMATEIISFSKEKTVNDVLNELREKKPEAATLYNLFVTDEKEELIATVSLRDIVVSSPEATINEIMKPSPVCLRDDQDVDEIAEIVSKYNMLAIPVVDNANVLQGMVVIDDVIEDLINKRRTNK, encoded by the coding sequence ATGACGTTCTATCTGAGCCGTGTAATCGGAAGAAAGATCTTTGATGTAAACGGACAGTATATTGGTATCGTAAAGGATCTGCTGGTTAATGCAGACAATACGAATCAGACTGAAAGACCCCTTGTTACAGGTATTAAAATAAAAAGTCCAGACAAAACCGGATTTTACTCTTTTGAGCATTTTAAAGTTCAGAAAATCAATGGTAAACTCAAGGTCAGCTGTTCTCAACTTATTCAATTATCACAGGAAAATATTGATAACGACCTCTATCTGGCCAGCGTAGTTCTCGACAAACAGATTGTTGATTTGAACGGAAGAAAGCTGGTTCGGGTAAACGACATCCGTCTTGTTTCAGTAGCCAATGGCACTTTTGCCGTTGCGGTTGATATAGGCATCGAAGGTCTGTTAAGAAGAATCGGGATTGCCAAACCGCTTAAGATTTTCCTTTCTTACTTTAAAGTGAATATCCCTGCCAAATTTATTTTATGGGAAGATGTTGAAGCTATCGACTTTTCAAATCTGAATATCAAGCTATCGAAAATTCACTCCAAGCTACAAACGCTTCACCCATCGGACTTAGCCGATATTATTGAGGATTTAGGCAAGAAAGCCAGTGCCGATGTATTCTTATCACTGGATGAAGAAAGGGCTGCCGACGTACTTGAAGAGATGGAAGCCGATGCTCAGGTGCATATCATTGAAAGTCTTTCTATTGAAAAGGCAGCCGACGTGCTCGACAAGATGCCGGCCGATGAAGTTGCCGATATCCTTAATGCTCTTGAGGAAGAAAAAGCCGAACTTCTTCTTAATGAAATGGAGAAGAAAACCTCCGAAGAGGTGCGTGAATTGCTTGATTATCCGGAAGATTCTGTGGGTAGTCTTATGGCAACCGAAATTATTTCTTTCAGTAAGGAAAAGACGGTTAATGATGTACTCAACGAATTGAGAGAGAAAAAGCCGGAAGCTGCCACATTATATAATTTGTTTGTAACTGACGAAAAAGAAGAATTGATTGCAACCGTGTCGTTAAGAGACATAGTCGTTTCCTCGCCCGAGGCCACAATCAACGAAATAATGAAGCCTTCGCCTGTTTGTCTGCGAGATGATCAGGATGTTGACGAGATTGCGGAAATTGTATCAAAGTACAATATGCTAGCAATACCTGTTGTGGATAATGCCAACGTACTACAAGGTATGGTTGTTATTGACGACGTAATTGAAGACTTAATTAACAAACGCAGAACTAACAAATAA
- a CDS encoding carboxypeptidase-like regulatory domain-containing protein has protein sequence MKSNSCFSFFLFFISLNLGAQVKLSGCVKGLDLTAVPYCNVILKDSVNAKIVKYTQTNKEGYYSLSINTAGCYNISFSALSFKTETIPIFIDRNNSEISQNAVLSNTLVELKEVVIHPNSPIIIKKDTIIFDAKSFTKGNEHVVEDLLKNLPGLHIDSDGRISIAGKEIEKVMVEGDDFFEKGYQLLTKSMLSSSIDKIELLKRYSNNKLLKDIEQSDKIALNLKLKDENKREWFGNTDIGLGLNKFSKHDAQGNLMNFGKKDKYYLLANTNNVGYDIGDYAANNSLENLDEIGDGESAFRFMRFASDPLSFESKRTNFNNTNLLSLNTILKPLQKLKIKMSFLTDRNKNNFTSYSSGYYRTENLSFTNTLDSKLHSNSKIGYGKVDLTYDIYLNSILEILTNYRNEYDIGLNNNLFNDIEVAEHLETDRTLFNQKIRFVYRAKNKQILKITTNYIQDKIPQNYNANNSPFNARLFPDIQKADEIGQYIHNRMKFIGVDICYMKKQNNIIFFEFHLGNSYRKDVLDSFIQDKTTMKDIEKYENDVICVANNLFFNSKYSLSYKKILVSAELGLNNNFIFFDRL, from the coding sequence ATGAAGAGTAATTCTTGTTTTTCTTTTTTTCTTTTTTTTATAAGTCTTAATTTGGGGGCACAGGTAAAACTTTCAGGGTGCGTAAAAGGCCTGGATCTGACTGCTGTTCCATATTGCAACGTAATATTAAAAGATTCCGTTAATGCAAAAATCGTAAAATATACCCAGACGAATAAAGAGGGCTATTATAGCCTTTCTATCAATACAGCAGGCTGTTATAATATATCTTTTTCTGCTTTGTCATTTAAAACGGAGACAATACCAATTTTCATAGATAGAAACAATTCCGAAATTTCCCAAAATGCAGTATTGTCTAATACTTTAGTAGAACTAAAAGAGGTCGTTATTCATCCTAATTCTCCTATAATTATTAAAAAGGATACAATTATATTCGACGCAAAATCTTTCACAAAAGGAAATGAACATGTTGTTGAAGATTTGCTAAAGAATTTGCCGGGTTTGCATATTGATTCGGATGGACGTATTAGTATTGCTGGTAAGGAAATTGAAAAAGTAATGGTTGAAGGAGATGATTTTTTTGAAAAAGGATATCAGCTTCTAACAAAAAGTATGTTATCTAGTTCTATAGATAAAATTGAACTATTGAAACGATATTCTAATAATAAGCTATTGAAAGATATAGAACAAAGTGATAAAATTGCTTTAAATCTAAAGCTGAAAGATGAGAATAAGAGGGAGTGGTTTGGAAATACTGATATAGGCTTGGGGTTGAATAAGTTTAGTAAACACGATGCCCAAGGTAATTTAATGAATTTTGGAAAAAAGGATAAATACTATCTTTTAGCAAATACAAACAATGTTGGATATGATATAGGTGATTATGCTGCAAATAATTCGTTAGAAAATTTAGATGAAATTGGGGATGGAGAATCTGCCTTTAGATTTATGAGATTTGCCAGTGATCCATTGAGTTTTGAGAGCAAAAGAACTAATTTTAATAATACAAATCTTCTTTCTTTAAATACGATACTAAAGCCATTACAAAAGCTTAAAATTAAAATGTCTTTTTTGACAGATCGTAATAAAAATAATTTTACTAGTTATTCCTCTGGATATTATAGAACTGAGAACTTATCATTTACAAATACACTTGATTCCAAACTGCACAGTAATTCAAAGATTGGCTATGGAAAAGTCGATCTTACGTATGATATTTATTTAAATAGTATTTTAGAGATCTTAACAAATTATCGTAATGAATACGATATAGGACTTAATAATAATCTGTTTAATGACATAGAGGTTGCAGAGCATTTGGAAACAGATCGAACTTTATTTAATCAGAAGATACGATTTGTGTATAGGGCAAAGAATAAACAAATATTAAAAATTACAACAAATTATATTCAGGATAAAATTCCTCAAAATTATAATGCAAATAACTCTCCATTTAATGCCCGTCTTTTTCCTGATATTCAAAAGGCTGATGAAATTGGGCAATACATTCATAATAGAATGAAATTTATTGGAGTAGATATTTGTTATATGAAAAAACAAAATAATATCATTTTTTTTGAATTTCATCTTGGTAATTCTTATAGAAAAGATGTATTAGACTCATTTATTCAAGATAAGACTACAATGAAAGATATTGAGAAATATGAAAATGATGTAATTTGTGTTGCGAATAATCTTTTTTTTAATTCAAAATACAGTTTATCTTATAAGAAGATACTTGTTTCAGCAGAACTTGGACTCAATAATAATTTTATTTTTTTTGACAGATTATGA
- the trxA gene encoding thioredoxin, whose amino-acid sequence MKKILIIGTIVVIAIVTYSFAIPQGEKKDKPEKGVVIQMNNDLYLKNVADYNNTKEWKFKGDKPVVIDFYADWCGPCRMVAPLMKELAKEYEDQIVIYKVNVDNESELATALGIKNLPTILFIPQKGDPQLIVGSADKSTFKRAIDQVLLGKPAK is encoded by the coding sequence ATGAAAAAGATACTAATAATTGGGACTATAGTTGTTATTGCTATAGTTACTTATTCGTTTGCCATTCCTCAAGGTGAGAAGAAAGACAAACCGGAAAAAGGAGTCGTTATTCAGATGAACAACGACTTATACCTGAAAAACGTAGCCGATTACAATAATACAAAAGAGTGGAAATTTAAAGGAGATAAACCGGTAGTTATTGATTTCTATGCAGACTGGTGTGGTCCTTGCAGAATGGTAGCTCCGTTGATGAAAGAATTGGCAAAAGAATACGAAGACCAGATTGTAATTTACAAGGTAAACGTTGATAATGAAAGTGAATTAGCAACCGCTCTTGGTATCAAAAATCTGCCTACCATATTGTTTATTCCCCAAAAAGGTGATCCTCAATTAATTGTAGGATCGGCAGACAAGTCTACCTTTAAAAGAGCTATTGATCAGGTTCTTCTTGGAAAACCAGCAAAATAA
- a CDS encoding magnesium transporter CorA family protein yields the protein MKTFLRGAFGLETISKWEPNCWIKIDCPDTEDYNYLQKTLNVPEYFLSDIADIDERPRVETEDEWTFIILRIPHRQEDSKMPFITVPLGIIFKDNICISICHYQTVMLKDFLTYYERKNLGFTDSVDLIFKLFLSSSVWYLKSLKIINQRIDVVKRELERSIENKELLALFHLENCLTYFITSLKGNEILLAKLKFKLPVDELDVELIEDVEIELKQAHESANIYSNILSGMMDAYSSIISNNVNSIMRILTSISIILMFPTLISSMFGMNIKNGIENSNWGFAFVVGFSVVVCAGFLWVFKKKRWM from the coding sequence ATGAAAACTTTTCTAAGGGGAGCCTTTGGACTAGAGACTATTTCTAAGTGGGAGCCAAATTGTTGGATTAAAATTGATTGTCCCGATACCGAGGACTATAATTACTTACAAAAAACACTTAACGTTCCGGAGTATTTCCTTTCGGATATTGCCGATATTGATGAACGTCCGCGTGTAGAAACAGAAGACGAATGGACGTTTATTATCTTACGAATTCCCCATCGGCAGGAAGATTCAAAAATGCCTTTTATAACAGTTCCATTAGGTATAATATTTAAAGATAATATCTGCATTTCCATATGCCATTACCAAACTGTAATGCTTAAGGATTTCTTGACGTATTATGAACGTAAGAACCTTGGTTTTACAGATTCGGTAGATCTTATTTTTAAACTATTCCTCTCTTCATCAGTGTGGTATCTAAAATCACTTAAAATTATAAATCAACGGATTGATGTTGTAAAACGAGAACTGGAACGTTCCATTGAAAATAAGGAATTGCTGGCTCTTTTCCATCTGGAGAACTGTCTTACCTATTTTATAACCTCTCTTAAAGGAAATGAAATATTACTAGCCAAACTGAAATTCAAATTACCAGTTGATGAGCTTGATGTGGAACTAATTGAAGATGTTGAAATTGAACTGAAACAGGCTCACGAATCGGCGAATATATACAGTAATATACTTAGCGGAATGATGGATGCTTACTCTTCAATTATCAGCAATAATGTGAATAGCATCATGCGCATATTGACATCTATCTCTATTATATTAATGTTCCCAACGCTTATATCAAGTATGTTTGGTATGAATATTAAAAATGGTATTGAAAACTCTAACTGGGGATTTGCTTTTGTAGTAGGATTCTCGGTTGTTGTATGTGCCGGATTCCTTTGGGTCTTTAAGAAAAAACGCTGGATGTAA
- a CDS encoding UDP-2,3-diacylglucosamine diphosphatase: protein MQLRTYYPTVVLSDIHLGTPHSKKEEVSKFLKSIKCDKLILNGDIIDGWHFSKEGLSKLKLKHIQFFKDVMKMMDSFSTEVIYVRGNHDDFLDNFVSKTLDNIKIVKDYVYESHGKRYYVTHGDVFDSVTSRMKWLAKLGDLGYSALLWLNEKYNARRIKHGKPYHSFSKVIKQKFKKAVSFMSDFENKLVSLARVKQCDGVICGHIHHPENRYYEDIHYLNSGDWVESLSALVEDEHGNWRVHHYYEDSGV, encoded by the coding sequence ATGCAATTACGTACTTATTACCCCACTGTGGTTCTCTCTGACATTCATTTAGGAACGCCTCATTCAAAGAAAGAGGAGGTGAGTAAATTCCTGAAATCCATTAAATGCGATAAACTAATTCTTAACGGAGACATTATTGATGGATGGCACTTCAGTAAAGAGGGACTCAGTAAATTAAAACTAAAACATATTCAGTTCTTTAAAGACGTCATGAAAATGATGGATAGCTTTAGTACTGAAGTAATATATGTCCGAGGAAACCATGATGATTTTCTGGATAATTTTGTTTCGAAGACACTCGATAATATCAAGATAGTAAAGGATTACGTTTACGAAAGTCATGGGAAACGTTACTATGTTACTCACGGAGATGTATTCGACTCTGTAACTTCCCGTATGAAATGGTTGGCAAAGCTTGGCGATCTGGGGTATTCAGCACTTCTTTGGCTAAACGAAAAATACAATGCCCGCAGAATAAAGCATGGCAAACCTTATCATTCTTTTTCAAAAGTAATAAAGCAGAAATTTAAGAAAGCTGTTTCTTTTATGTCTGATTTTGAAAATAAACTGGTATCTCTGGCCCGGGTTAAGCAATGTGATGGTGTTATTTGTGGGCACATCCATCATCCCGAAAACAGATATTACGAAGATATTCATTATCTGAACTCCGGCGATTGGGTGGAATCTTTGTCTGCCTTGGTTGAAGATGAGCACGGAAACTGGAGAGTACACCATTATTATGAAGACTCAGGAGTATAA
- the trxA gene encoding thioredoxin: MEKFNDVIKSNNPVLVDFFAEWCGPCKTMKPILEDLKKQIGDSARIIKIDVDQNEDLAAKYRIQSIPTYMIFKNGEPLWRQSGVMQAEDLKEIIEKYK, from the coding sequence ATGGAAAAATTCAACGATGTAATAAAAAGCAATAATCCGGTATTAGTTGATTTCTTTGCTGAATGGTGTGGACCATGCAAAACAATGAAACCCATTCTGGAAGATTTAAAAAAGCAAATTGGTGATTCTGCCAGAATCATCAAAATAGATGTGGATCAAAATGAAGATCTCGCTGCAAAATACCGCATTCAGTCAATCCCTACCTATATGATATTCAAAAACGGCGAACCATTGTGGAGGCAATCGGGAGTTATGCAGGCTGAAGATCTAAAAGAAATAATAGAAAAATATAAATAA
- a CDS encoding GLPGLI family protein, which translates to MKYLLSFFFSLFFSITYSQNLAPYPIRIDYSMQLNFNGQCNFVSSLFFNETKSHFEYRSVNMEQDISKEDDSDDLFSVVNDTTLLFVKTDRETNSIIESEASLDHYRKYLIKDSLRKIDWEIMNETKKIDSHLCTKAVCQFKGRNYIAWFTQDISCNFGPWKLHGLPGAILEVCDDKNEVRFYAKKIINSTCLISDSIPEYKYITRKEFNALCKKSISDILSRISSKMDREFKIGVTKSDFKSIELDEE; encoded by the coding sequence ATGAAATATCTGTTATCATTTTTTTTTAGTTTGTTCTTCTCTATTACATATAGCCAGAATCTTGCACCCTATCCAATTCGTATAGACTATTCTATGCAATTAAACTTTAATGGTCAATGTAATTTTGTATCTTCACTTTTTTTTAATGAAACGAAATCACACTTTGAATATAGATCCGTTAATATGGAGCAAGATATTTCAAAAGAGGACGATTCTGACGATCTTTTTTCTGTAGTAAATGATACAACACTTCTTTTTGTAAAAACAGACAGGGAAACTAATTCAATCATTGAGTCGGAGGCAAGCTTAGATCATTATAGAAAATATTTAATAAAAGATAGCTTAAGAAAGATTGACTGGGAGATAATGAATGAAACAAAAAAAATAGACTCCCATCTTTGCACAAAAGCTGTATGTCAGTTTAAAGGTAGAAACTATATAGCATGGTTTACCCAAGATATATCTTGTAATTTTGGACCGTGGAAACTTCATGGTTTGCCTGGAGCTATTTTAGAAGTTTGTGATGATAAGAATGAAGTTCGTTTTTACGCAAAAAAAATAATAAATAGTACTTGCCTTATTTCAGATTCTATTCCTGAATATAAATATATTACTCGTAAAGAATTTAATGCATTATGTAAGAAAAGCATATCTGATATATTAAGTAGAATATCGTCTAAAATGGATCGCGAATTCAAAATAGGAGTTACAAAATCTGATTTTAAAAGTATCGAGTTGGATGAAGAGTAA
- a CDS encoding Nramp family divalent metal transporter, which yields MFKNKKNMFSQIAMFLAILGPGIITGSVDNDAGGITTYSVAGAVYGYNLLWTLIPSFIVLIVIQEMNARMGIVTGKGLADLIRENAGVKVTFFIFIGLLVADIGNTTTEFAGVAGSMEVFGVSKYISVPIVGIMVWVLVVKGTYQIAERIFLIFSLSLLMYVVAAIMGKPQWGEIGHAMVHPDLKVNSQSLAMVIGIIGTTIAPWMQFYMQSSVIEKGLTMKNYKYSLIDIVVGCIATVVVAFFIIVACASTLHTNGIQINEAKDAALALKPLAGELSSQLFAFGLFVASIFSATILPLATAFYVCEAFGFEAGIDKKWDEAKEFYILYTGILIFSVLIILIPNAPLIAISLWSQVINGMLLPVVLICMILLVNNKKIMGKYVNKPLNNIIGWGTITILIVLSVVLLVLPLFSK from the coding sequence ATGTTTAAAAATAAAAAGAATATGTTTAGCCAGATTGCAATGTTTCTGGCTATCCTCGGACCAGGTATTATTACAGGAAGTGTAGATAACGACGCAGGTGGCATTACCACCTATTCTGTAGCCGGTGCTGTTTATGGGTATAATCTTCTCTGGACTCTTATACCATCATTCATTGTATTGATTGTTATTCAGGAAATGAACGCCCGCATGGGTATTGTTACCGGTAAAGGATTGGCCGATCTGATCCGCGAAAACGCCGGTGTAAAGGTTACTTTCTTTATTTTCATCGGTCTTCTTGTTGCTGATATTGGTAATACAACAACTGAGTTTGCCGGTGTAGCAGGAAGTATGGAAGTATTTGGTGTGAGCAAATATATATCTGTACCCATAGTGGGTATAATGGTGTGGGTACTTGTTGTAAAAGGCACGTACCAGATTGCAGAAAGGATATTCCTAATATTCAGTCTTTCGTTATTGATGTACGTGGTTGCAGCCATCATGGGTAAACCGCAGTGGGGAGAAATAGGACATGCAATGGTTCATCCCGATTTAAAGGTCAATTCTCAGAGCCTGGCTATGGTTATCGGTATTATCGGTACCACAATTGCTCCGTGGATGCAGTTCTACATGCAGTCGTCTGTTATTGAAAAAGGGCTGACCATGAAGAATTACAAATATTCTCTCATTGATATTGTTGTAGGATGTATTGCTACAGTAGTTGTTGCTTTCTTTATTATCGTGGCCTGTGCCTCTACCTTGCATACAAACGGAATACAGATTAACGAAGCTAAAGACGCGGCACTAGCATTAAAGCCTCTTGCCGGAGAATTGTCTTCTCAATTATTTGCATTTGGTTTATTTGTAGCATCTATCTTCTCGGCTACTATTCTTCCACTGGCAACTGCATTCTATGTGTGCGAGGCCTTCGGTTTTGAAGCTGGTATAGATAAGAAATGGGATGAAGCCAAAGAATTTTATATACTTTATACAGGTATTTTAATTTTCTCAGTTCTTATCATCCTGATTCCTAATGCACCGCTTATCGCCATTTCATTGTGGTCACAGGTTATCAATGGAATGCTTCTTCCGGTTGTGCTTATCTGTATGATTCTGCTTGTAAACAACAAGAAGATAATGGGTAAATACGTAAACAAGCCTCTTAATAATATTATCGGATGGGGTACAATAACCATCCTGATTGTTCTGTCTGTAGTGCTACTTGTGTTACCGTTATTCAGCAAATAA